Below is a window of Candidatus Omnitrophota bacterium DNA.
GAAAATATGGGCGGCCCTTTTAGCTTTAAGAAGTTGGTAGTTATTCTATCAGTAACTATCGCTGCTTTCACAAGTTACAAATATTTTTCCTCTTTGAAAGAACATTATGGGCTGGTTGAGGAATTAGACACCATGCACCAGGAGCTTTCCGGCTTAAGCAGCGATAAAAACAAGGCCTTAAAAAAGATAGAAGATCAAAATCAGGCATTGCAGGATTTAAAAACTCAAAATCAGGGTTTAGCTGAAGATTTAAAAATTGCGCAGGATAATTTATCCCAAGCAAATGACGAGCTTTCCCAGGCTAAGGATAGTTTAGGCAAAACCGAAGCGCGTGCCGCAGGCCTAGAGCAGGAAAATACGCAGTTAAAAGCTGATAATCAGAAATTAAAAGTTGACGCTGACAATCTGGCCCAAGAGAACGCCTCATTAAAAGTTAAATTAAGCTCGGTTCAGGAATTAAAAAAGGCAATCCGTGAGCTTAAGCTGCAGGCGCGTCAGGTTGGAAAAGCGATCATGGCTAAGGCGGTTGAGCCATCTTTAGGAGCAACAGTTGCTGAAGGTAATCGAGGGTTTGTAATCAAGGAAGGCAAGTCCACATATTCCGCCCAAGTTAATATTCAGGTCGTTCCTGCCAGCGGGCAATAACACAGATGAAAGACATTTTTTTTCAGATATCGCACAATAAAATTTTCCTAAATACGCTTCTTACCTGGATTATAGCGCAGACTATAAAAGTTTTAATCGGGGTAGCGCGTTATAAGAAAATAGATTTCCGCTGGTTTGTCGGTACAGGGGGCATGCCTTCAAGCCACGCGGCAGGGGCCTCTTGTCTGGCGACAAGCGTAGGTTTAAATTGCGGTTTTGACAGCGCGTATTTTGCTTTGGCAGCAGCCTTCGCGCTTGTGGTCATGTTTGATGCCCAAGGGGTGCGCCGTTCCAGCGGTAAACAGGCGCGGATACTTAATTTCATCATGGAAGATATATACTGGAAAGGCAAGATCAACGAAGGGCGTTTGCGCGAACTTATCGGGCACACTCCGGTTGAGGTTATAGCGGGATTTCTATTAGGCGTGCTAATAGGTTACTGGGCTAATTAAAGGGGGCACAGGGTGAAGAAAATTATCACTTTAGCGGTTATTATTTTAATTGTAGCAGCGTCGGGATTGCTTATTTTCAAGATCGCCTCGCGCGCGCAAGCAAAACAATGCGCGGCAGGTTCCCTGTCGGATTTATTGGCCAAGGCCAAACAGGCTGAAGCATCACGGGATTATCTGGCGGCCAAGGATGCCTACCAAAAAATAATTGAAGGTTTTCCTTCCTCGCGGGACCTAATCCTATGGCAGAAGAAACTGGAAGAATTAAGCATCAAGATTATTGTTTCTGATATCTCTGTGCCGCAGTCCGTTGTTTATGAAGTAAAATCCGGGGATACCCTTGTAAAGATCGCGCGTGATTTTAAGACAACCGTAGAGTTAATAAAGAAAAGCAATAATTTAAGCACCGACAAAATCGTTTTGGGCCAGAAATTAAGGGTTTGGAACTCCGCGTTTAATATCTTAGTTGATAAGTCTCAAAACCTGCTTACTTTGCAGAATATGAATGAGGTGGTTAAGACATACACTGTGTCAACCGGGGCGAATAATTGTACGCCTGTGGGCACGTTTAAGATTGTTAATAAAATAGTTGATCCGACTTGGTATAAAGCTGGGGCAGTGGTTGCTTCAGGGGCCCCCGAAAATATATTAGGCACGCGCTGGATGGGGCTTGATCTTAAAAGCTATGGAATCCATGGCACCACAGAGCCTAAGAATTTAGGCAAGCAGGTGACTGCTGGCTGTGTGCGCATGGCCAATCCCGAAGTA
It encodes the following:
- a CDS encoding divergent PAP2 family protein, which translates into the protein MKDIFFQISHNKIFLNTLLTWIIAQTIKVLIGVARYKKIDFRWFVGTGGMPSSHAAGASCLATSVGLNCGFDSAYFALAAAFALVVMFDAQGVRRSSGKQARILNFIMEDIYWKGKINEGRLRELIGHTPVEVIAGFLLGVLIGYWAN
- a CDS encoding L,D-transpeptidase, whose product is MNEVVKTYTVSTGANNCTPVGTFKIVNKIVDPTWYKAGAVVASGAPENILGTRWMGLDLKSYGIHGTTEPKNLGKQVTAGCVRMANPEVEELYTIVPVGTEVTIVD